A genomic segment from Engraulis encrasicolus isolate BLACKSEA-1 unplaced genomic scaffold, IST_EnEncr_1.0 scaffold_26_np1212, whole genome shotgun sequence encodes:
- the LOC134442930 gene encoding NACHT, LRR and PYD domains-containing protein 3-like — protein MGAESTYIICVSYRYKQMSGAIKDHKSLLNEKFQCLTEGISKQGNPTLLNEIYTEVYITEGGSGEVNDEHEVRQIEAASKRSAMYDKPIKCNDIFKPLPGQEKDIRTVMTKGVAGIGKTVSVQKFILDWAEGKANQDVHYIFPLSFRELNLVKEKNLSLVGLIIRFFGDMHDFSIFTDDTCKVLFIFDGLDECRIPLNFHSNQKCCDVTEATTVSALLTNLIKGNLLPSALLWITSRPAAANQIPPECVDQVTEVQGFNDPQKEEYFRKRVSDEELANRTISHLKSSRSLFIMCHIPVFCWIAATVLEIMLGEINTGEIPKTLTQMYTCFLMIQTKLKEKYTNREETDEKMLFKLGKLAFRQLQKGNLIFYEEDLRECGIDISEASVYSGVCTQIFREEAGLYQGNVFCFVHLSIQEHLAALYVHLTLIIQKENVLNSATPRPAFISKLAHFFRPVPVYELHKRAVDLALQSDNGHLDLFLRFLLGLSLKSNQKLLRTLLPQAIIQSQSTDETVQYIKQTIRENLSTDKCMNLFHCLNELNDQSLVEEIQSYLNTSGGLKGARLSPAQWSAVVFVLLTSDQQLDEFDLQKYGGSEECLLRLMPVVKASRSAQLRDCKLTTKSCSSLAAALSSGSSLRQLNLHENNLQDSGVALLSAALGNPLCQLETLKLWDCKLTGKSCSSLAAALSTGSSLRQLHLRGNNLQDSGVALLSAALGNPLCQLETLDLRGCKLTGKSCSSLAAALSSGSSLRQLDLSRNYNLQDSGVALLSFALRNPLCQLETLTLQYCKLTGKSCSSLAAALSSGSSLRQLHLNENSLQDSGVALLSAALGNPLCKLETLELWGCNLTGKSCSSLAAALSSGS, from the exons ATGGGAGCGG AATCTACATACATTATCTGTGTCAGTTACAGATATAAACAGATGTCTGGGGCAATAAAGGACCATAAAAGCCTTCTGAACGAGAAGTTTCAGTGCTTGACTGAGGGAATCTCCAAGCAGGGAAACCCCACACTCCTCAATGAGATCTACACAGaggtctacatcacagaggggggcagtggagagGTCAATGATGAACACGAGGTCAGACAGATTGAGGCAGCATCCAAGAGATCAGCTATGTATGACAAACCAATCAAATGCAATGACATCTTTAAACCCTTACCTGGACAAGAGAAGGACATTAGAACTGTGATgacaaagggagtggctggcattgggaaaacagtctctgtgcagaagttcattctggactgggctgaaggaaaAGCCAATCAGGATGTCCATTACATATTTCCTCTTTCTTTCCGTGAGCTCAACTTAGTGAAGGAGAAAAATCTTAGTTTAGTGGGTCTGATTATACGATTCTTTGGTGACATGCATGATTTCAGCATTTTCACTGATGACACATGCAAAGTACTATTCATCTTCGATGGTCTCGATGAGTGTCGGATTCCTCTGAATTTCCACTCCAACCAAAAGTGTTGTGATGTAACAGAAGCAAccacagtgtctgctttgctgacaaacctcatcaaggggaatctgctgccctctgctctcctgtggATTACCtccagaccagcagcagccaatcagatcccTCCTGAGTGTGTGGACCAGGTGACAGAGGTACAGGGGTTCAATGACCCCCAGaaggaagagtacttcaggaagagagTCAGTGATGAGGAGCTGGCTAACAGAACCATCAGccacctgaagtcatccaggagcctcttcatcatgtgccacattcctgtcttctgctggattgcagCCACTGTGCTAGAGATAATGTTGGGGGAAATAAACACAGGAGAGATCCCCAAGACTCTGACTCAAATGTACACATGCTTCCTGATGATTCAGACAAAACTCAAAGAGAAGTACACAAACAGAGAGGAGACGGATGAAAAGATGCTTTTTAAACTGGGGAAACTTGCTTTTCGGCAGCTGCAGAAGGGCAACCTGATCTTCTATGAGGAGGACCTGAGAGAGTGCGGCATTGACATCTCAGAAGCAtcagtgtactcaggagtgtgtacccagatcttcagagaggaAGCCGGGCTGTACCAGGGGAATGTGttctgctttgtgcatctcagcaTTCAGGAGCATCTTGCTGCCCTTTATGTGCACCTCACTCTCATCATACAGAAAGAAAATGTTCTAAACTCAGCAACCCCAAGACCAGCCTTCATATCTAAGCTTGCTCATTTCTTCCGGCCTGTGCCTGTCTATGAGCTGCACAAGAGAGCAGTAGATCTGGCATTACAGAGTGATAACGGACatctggaccttttcctccgcttcctaTTGGGCCTTTCACTAAAGTCCAATCAGAAGCTCTTGAGAACTCTGCTGCCACAGGCAATCATCCAATCACAGAGCACAGATGAAACTGTCCAGTATATCAAGCAGACGATCAGAGAGAATCTCTCCACAGACAAATGCATGAATCTTTTCCACTGTCTCAATGAGCTGAATGACCAGTCCCTAGTGGAGGAAATCCAAAGCTACCTGAATACCTCAGGAGGTCTAAAGGGAGCCAGACTCTCCCCTGCACAGTGGTCAGCTGtggtgtttgtgctgctgaccTCAGATCAGCAGCTGGATGAGTTTGACCTGCAGAAATATGGCGGATCAGAGGAATGTCTGCTGAGGCTGATGCCTGTGGTCAAGGCCTCCAGATCAGCACA gctgcgTGACTGTAAGCTGACAACgaaaagctgttcctctctggctgcagccctcagctcaggctcaagtctcagacagctgaaCCTGCATGAGAataatctgcaggactctggagtggcacttcttagtgctgcattaggaaatccactctgtcaactggagacactaaa GCTGTGGGATTGTAAGCTGACAGGgaaaagctgctcctctctggctgcagccctcagcacaggctcaagtctcagacagctgcaCCTGAGGGGCAataatctgcaggactctggagtggcacttcttagtgctgcattaggaaatccactctgtcaactggagacactaga tctgcgtggctgtaagctgacagggaaaagctgttcctctctggctgcagccctcagctcaggatcAAGTCTCAGGCAGCTGGACCTGAGTAGGAACTataatctgcaggactctggagtggcacttcttagttttgcattaagaaatccactctgtcaactggagacactaac gctgcagtactgtaagctgacagggaaaagctgctcctctctggctgcagccctcagctcaggctcaagtctcagacagctgcaCCTGAATGAGAATAgtctgcaggactctggagtggcacttcttagtgctgcattaggaaatccactctgcaaactggagacactaga gctgtggGGCTGTAACCTGACAGGgaaaagctgctcctctctggctgcagccctcagctcaggctca